The following proteins come from a genomic window of Natrinema saccharevitans:
- a CDS encoding PAS domain-containing sensor histidine kinase translates to MGDPSTDALVAAGFDALPARVAILDASGTIVDTNEPWESFGDEQGLARTAGGVGSNYLAVCEASDDPDATETARGIREIAAGDSESFHLEYPCHTPGEDGWYLLDARSYDYAGERYVLVMHVDITERKLLERRTQEQADRMESFAKLLSHDLRNPLSVALAHTEMLELDDGVDLGDDGDENPLRASLERMEEIIDEALLLTTIDAVEETELLALSRAVETAWTTVRTDGASVAVVDDVAIRADSSLLTHLFENLFRNAVEHGSTSLASRAQQDAVEPCSTNPDSQTRQAAVEHGGDGPRIEIGTLESASSGESTGPAESIEGELEAADWSVEAADYDGFYVEDDGPGIPPDERERVFESGYSSAGGSGFGLAIVSDVVDAHGWSISVASGRNGGARFEVRGVTVLDR, encoded by the coding sequence ATGGGTGATCCAAGCACGGATGCGCTGGTCGCGGCCGGATTCGACGCGTTACCCGCACGCGTCGCGATCCTCGACGCGTCGGGGACGATCGTCGACACGAACGAGCCCTGGGAGTCGTTCGGCGACGAGCAGGGGTTGGCCCGGACTGCGGGCGGCGTCGGGAGTAACTACCTCGCGGTCTGTGAGGCGAGCGACGATCCCGACGCGACCGAGACCGCGCGCGGGATCCGCGAGATCGCCGCCGGCGACAGCGAGTCGTTCCACCTCGAGTACCCCTGCCACACGCCGGGCGAGGACGGCTGGTACCTGTTAGACGCCAGGTCGTACGACTACGCCGGCGAGCGGTACGTCCTCGTCATGCACGTCGACATCACCGAGCGCAAACTCCTCGAGCGGCGGACGCAGGAACAGGCCGACCGGATGGAGTCGTTCGCCAAACTGCTCTCACACGACCTCCGGAACCCGCTTTCGGTCGCGCTGGCGCACACGGAGATGCTCGAACTGGACGACGGCGTCGACCTCGGTGACGACGGCGACGAGAACCCGTTGCGCGCCTCACTCGAGCGCATGGAGGAGATCATCGACGAGGCGCTGCTTCTCACGACGATCGACGCGGTCGAGGAGACCGAACTCCTGGCGCTCTCGCGGGCCGTCGAGACCGCCTGGACCACCGTCCGAACGGACGGCGCGAGCGTCGCCGTCGTCGACGACGTCGCGATCCGGGCCGATTCGTCGCTGCTTACCCACCTCTTCGAGAACCTGTTTCGAAACGCTGTCGAACACGGTTCGACAAGTCTTGCTTCGCGCGCTCAGCAGGACGCCGTCGAGCCATGCTCGACGAACCCTGACTCGCAAACTCGTCAGGCCGCCGTCGAACACGGGGGAGACGGCCCCCGTATCGAGATCGGGACCCTCGAGTCGGCGTCCAGCGGCGAGAGCACCGGCCCAGCGGAGTCGATCGAAGGCGAGCTCGAGGCCGCCGACTGGTCGGTCGAGGCGGCCGACTACGACGGCTTCTACGTCGAAGACGACGGCCCCGGAATCCCGCCCGACGAGCGCGAGCGAGTCTTCGAGAGCGGCTACTCGAGCGCCGGCGGGTCGGGCTTCGGGCTGGCGATCGTCAGCGACGTCGTCGACGCCCACGGCTGGTCGATCTCGGTCGCGTCGGGACGAAACGGCGGCGCTCGGTTCGAGGTACGCGGCGTCACCGTGCTCGACCGATAA
- the cysS gene encoding cysteine--tRNA ligase, whose amino-acid sequence MTLHVTNTLTGEKEPFEPQDPENVLLYYCGLTVSDPPHLGHARSWVHVDVMHRWLEQLGYDVRHVENFTDVNEKIVARVGEDDLGGSEGEVAESYVRRTIEDMRSLNLLRAEVYPRVSEHVPEIVDLVETLIEKGYAYESNGSVYFDVTSFEEYGKLSNQELTEIESQGDPDERSEKRHPADFALWKAGGVDPDAVEEHRHEGVDHGGDPPKGLTWDSPWGEGRPGWHIECSVMSMTHLDETLDIHVGGRDLVFPHHENEIAQSEAATGKQFANYWLHCELFQMDEEKMSSSLGNFVTVEEAVDRWGTNVVRTFLTAGSYNSQQLYSDETIAEAEERWDQLERAYEAAVETIDSPAVSSKAEDPTLREAVDDARKAFRTAMNDDFNTREAQSALLSVATAINRHLEDASDDSDYRGLRRAVEALEELGDVLGLSFDGSTTGSAELAGDVIELVLEIREREREAGNYERADELRDELAALGIEVQDSDDGPTYRLPDDG is encoded by the coding sequence ATGACCCTGCACGTGACGAACACGTTGACGGGCGAGAAAGAGCCGTTCGAGCCACAGGATCCGGAGAACGTCTTGCTCTACTACTGTGGCCTGACGGTCTCGGACCCGCCACACTTGGGCCACGCCCGCTCGTGGGTCCACGTCGACGTCATGCACCGCTGGCTCGAGCAGCTCGGCTACGACGTGCGTCACGTCGAGAACTTCACCGACGTCAACGAGAAGATCGTCGCTCGCGTCGGCGAGGACGACCTGGGCGGGAGCGAAGGCGAGGTCGCCGAGAGCTACGTTCGGCGGACGATCGAGGACATGCGCTCGCTGAACCTCCTGCGGGCGGAGGTCTACCCGCGCGTCTCCGAACACGTCCCCGAGATCGTCGACCTCGTCGAGACGCTGATCGAGAAGGGCTACGCCTACGAGTCCAACGGCTCGGTCTACTTCGACGTGACGAGCTTCGAGGAGTACGGCAAGCTCTCGAACCAGGAACTGACGGAGATCGAGTCACAGGGCGACCCCGACGAGCGCTCGGAGAAGCGCCACCCCGCGGACTTCGCGCTCTGGAAGGCCGGCGGCGTCGATCCCGACGCCGTCGAAGAACACCGTCACGAGGGCGTCGACCACGGCGGCGACCCGCCGAAGGGCCTGACCTGGGACTCCCCGTGGGGCGAGGGCCGGCCCGGCTGGCACATCGAGTGTTCGGTTATGAGCATGACCCATCTCGACGAGACGCTGGACATCCACGTCGGCGGCCGCGATCTGGTCTTTCCCCACCACGAGAACGAGATCGCCCAGTCCGAGGCCGCAACCGGCAAGCAGTTCGCCAACTACTGGCTCCACTGCGAACTGTTCCAGATGGACGAGGAGAAGATGTCCTCGAGTCTGGGCAACTTCGTCACGGTCGAGGAGGCGGTCGACCGCTGGGGGACGAACGTCGTGCGTACCTTCCTGACCGCCGGCTCCTACAACAGCCAGCAGCTCTACTCCGACGAGACGATCGCCGAGGCCGAGGAGCGCTGGGACCAGCTCGAGCGGGCCTACGAGGCCGCCGTCGAAACGATCGACTCCCCCGCGGTGAGTTCGAAAGCCGAGGACCCGACGCTGCGCGAGGCGGTCGACGACGCCCGGAAGGCCTTCAGAACCGCGATGAACGACGACTTCAACACCCGGGAGGCCCAGTCCGCGCTGCTGTCGGTCGCGACGGCGATCAACCGCCACCTCGAGGACGCGAGCGACGACTCCGACTACCGCGGGCTCCGCCGGGCCGTCGAGGCGCTCGAGGAACTGGGCGACGTCCTCGGGCTCTCCTTCGACGGCTCGACGACCGGCTCGGCCGAACTCGCCGGCGACGTGATCGAACTCGTCCTCGAGATCCGCGAGCGGGAACGCGAGGCGGGCAACTACGAGCGCGCCGACGAACTCCGCGACGAACTCGCGGCGCTGGGAATCGAGGTACAGGATTCGGACGACGGCCCGACCTATCGGCTCCCCGACGACGGGTAA
- a CDS encoding winged helix-turn-helix domain-containing protein, translated as MGSNADPTDLLPERSVRSLEEYLEMQAAVGNRNRFEILYRLAHTDELTPTELDSMIDVDESTLHYHLGKLREVGLVEKRARSERDSDGLSTHYRATIPGEVILEHGVEELLRREWDFGDAYDSSAD; from the coding sequence ATGGGAAGCAACGCCGATCCGACGGACCTCCTCCCGGAGCGAAGCGTCCGCTCCCTCGAGGAGTACCTCGAGATGCAGGCCGCGGTCGGGAACCGAAACCGGTTCGAGATCCTCTATCGACTCGCTCACACGGACGAGCTGACGCCCACGGAGCTGGATTCGATGATCGACGTCGACGAAAGTACGCTCCACTACCACCTCGGCAAGCTCCGCGAGGTCGGGCTCGTCGAGAAACGAGCGCGTTCGGAGCGGGACAGTGACGGGCTCTCCACCCACTACAGGGCGACGATCCCCGGCGAGGTCATCCTCGAACACGGGGTCGAAGAACTTCTCCGTCGCGAGTGGGACTTCGGCGACGCCTACGACAGCAGCGCGGACTGA
- a CDS encoding DUF7523 family protein: MSLAAETRRAVDRRPFLRTALRAGVVNYTAAARSLPIDGEPDAVATALRRYADELPAYETDSRSARVRMESGVGRLEDGADRDDALVTVGGAAFGPCDGGSTAIVATGEVDAAAAAAVLERLGVEGTSPDAAAVADGTLVLVVDRRAGATALRTVENALENAVVRDGDDPD, encoded by the coding sequence ATGTCACTGGCAGCCGAGACGCGACGGGCGGTCGATCGCCGTCCGTTCCTCCGGACCGCCCTGCGGGCCGGCGTCGTCAACTACACCGCCGCGGCCCGCTCGCTCCCGATCGACGGCGAGCCCGACGCGGTCGCCACGGCGCTGCGCCGGTACGCCGACGAGTTGCCCGCCTACGAGACCGACTCTCGCTCCGCTCGCGTGCGGATGGAAAGCGGCGTCGGACGGCTCGAGGACGGGGCCGACCGCGACGACGCGCTCGTGACCGTCGGCGGCGCGGCATTCGGCCCCTGCGACGGCGGGTCGACCGCCATCGTCGCGACCGGCGAGGTCGACGCGGCCGCCGCGGCGGCCGTCCTCGAGCGGCTCGGGGTCGAGGGGACCTCGCCGGACGCCGCGGCCGTCGCCGACGGAACGCTGGTCCTCGTCGTCGATCGACGCGCAGGGGCGACGGCGTTGCGGACGGTCGAAAACGCGCTCGAGAACGCCGTCGTCCGCGACGGCGACGACCCGGACTGA
- a CDS encoding NifU family protein has protein sequence MSESESAQSPADAVREDVALFLRRNFPQIEAHGGESAITEVDLEAGRVSIALTGACSGCGVSSMTTQAIQQRLPAEIDAIDYVDVSTGFDGMAGGSSGRDVPDDVPF, from the coding sequence ATGAGCGAGTCCGAATCGGCCCAGTCCCCAGCCGACGCCGTCCGCGAAGACGTGGCGCTGTTCCTCCGCCGGAACTTTCCCCAGATCGAGGCCCACGGCGGCGAGTCCGCGATCACCGAGGTCGACCTCGAGGCGGGACGTGTCTCGATCGCCCTGACAGGAGCCTGTAGCGGCTGCGGCGTCAGTTCGATGACGACCCAGGCGATCCAGCAGCGACTGCCGGCCGAGATCGACGCGATCGACTACGTCGACGTCAGCACCGGGTTCGACGGGATGGCCGGTGGATCGTCGGGACGCGACGTACCCGACGACGTGCCGTTCTAA
- a CDS encoding BolA family protein: protein MKPADVEELIESNLEDADATVTHARDEGDEDHLAATVVSPVFDGLPLVQQHQEVYDALGDHMTTDIHALELSTYTPEAYDDLEAE, encoded by the coding sequence ATGAAGCCAGCCGACGTCGAGGAACTCATCGAATCGAACCTCGAGGACGCCGACGCCACGGTCACCCACGCGCGGGACGAAGGCGACGAGGACCACCTCGCCGCGACGGTCGTCTCGCCCGTTTTCGACGGCCTCCCGCTCGTCCAGCAACACCAGGAGGTCTACGACGCGCTGGGCGATCACATGACCACCGACATCCACGCCCTCGAACTGTCGACGTACACCCCCGAGGCGTACGACGACCTCGAGGCCGAATAG
- a CDS encoding PH domain-containing protein: METLHPRIRLIWIARGAIAAVVLAVALVALDRWRVTVPALAIAAAVAVALLLAVGYAVRRYQVWRFELQDDALYLERGVVTFVETAVPFVRVQHVDTQFGPVERALGLSSVVVYTAGSRNADVRIPGLTPDRARSLQETLRELAVESEGEDAV, translated from the coding sequence ATGGAGACGCTTCATCCCCGCATCAGGCTCATCTGGATCGCCCGCGGCGCGATCGCGGCGGTCGTCCTCGCCGTCGCCCTCGTCGCCCTCGATCGGTGGCGAGTCACCGTCCCGGCGCTCGCGATCGCAGCCGCCGTCGCCGTCGCGCTGCTTCTCGCCGTCGGCTACGCCGTCCGCCGCTATCAGGTCTGGCGGTTCGAACTGCAGGACGACGCCCTCTACCTCGAGCGCGGGGTCGTCACGTTCGTCGAGACCGCCGTTCCGTTCGTCCGTGTCCAGCACGTCGACACCCAGTTCGGCCCCGTCGAGCGGGCGCTCGGTCTCTCGAGCGTCGTGGTCTATACCGCCGGTTCCCGGAACGCCGACGTTCGGATTCCGGGGCTGACGCCGGACCGGGCCCGGAGCCTGCAGGAGACCCTCCGCGAACTGGCCGTCGAGAGCGAGGGCGAAGACGCCGTCTGA
- a CDS encoding PH domain-containing protein encodes MNRLHPLSAVTLALQHGATGFSVPVLLVGLGSSVLDVDTGPLLALVPIGLVAGVGYGIAYYYRFTYEVTASTFDVSSGVFSRRSREIPYRRVQNVDISQGLFQRVVGLAVVSIETAGGGDTEATLRFVSEDEAERVRSEIRRLTAATGERTADPESDRPASNESIPSTDEPTAPERTREDRSRGDAAPTLLFDLETRELLLYAVTSFRWGAAVFPIAILVFLGGADSGSGLVPAFVVDAARPFGGPATLEGAAVGPLLVLAAVTAVQWSLFTYVSSAIYTVANYHGFRLGRAGEDFVYERGLVQRYSGSIPAEKVQSVTVTENPLQRLVGYAGLWVETAGYGPDSGGGSQSAVPMAKRDRVYRFAENLTGAESPDFRSPPTLARRRYLGRYAIVAAVIVAVAFGLAQVSTFDRWYLTAIVFLAVPPAAYLKYANLGYVVGDEHLVIRSGFWKRRTTVIPYYRIQTVATRRSVFQRRLGLASLAVDTASSRTFAWGSPTIYDIDLETAREIHDTGRERLQSALRERARTDDLGLSVDFT; translated from the coding sequence ATGAACCGCTTACACCCTCTCAGCGCCGTGACGCTGGCGCTCCAGCACGGCGCGACCGGCTTCTCGGTCCCGGTCTTGCTCGTGGGGCTGGGATCCAGCGTCCTCGACGTCGATACCGGTCCGCTACTGGCGTTGGTCCCGATCGGTCTCGTCGCCGGCGTCGGCTACGGAATCGCGTACTACTACCGGTTTACCTACGAAGTCACCGCGAGTACGTTCGACGTCTCCTCGGGGGTGTTCTCGCGCCGGTCCCGCGAGATCCCCTACCGGCGGGTCCAGAACGTCGATATCTCACAGGGGCTCTTCCAGCGGGTCGTCGGCCTCGCGGTCGTCTCGATCGAGACCGCCGGCGGCGGCGACACCGAAGCGACGCTCCGGTTCGTCAGCGAGGACGAGGCAGAGCGGGTCCGGTCGGAAATTCGCCGATTGACGGCCGCCACCGGAGAGAGGACCGCCGACCCCGAGTCCGATCGGCCGGCGTCTAACGAATCGATCCCGTCCACCGACGAGCCGACCGCGCCCGAACGAACGCGCGAGGACCGCTCCCGAGGCGATGCCGCCCCGACGCTGCTGTTCGACCTCGAGACCCGGGAACTCCTGCTCTACGCGGTGACCTCGTTCCGGTGGGGCGCGGCGGTCTTTCCGATCGCGATACTCGTCTTCCTCGGCGGTGCCGACTCCGGGTCGGGGCTCGTGCCCGCGTTCGTCGTCGACGCCGCTCGCCCCTTCGGCGGGCCGGCGACGCTCGAGGGCGCGGCGGTCGGCCCGCTGCTGGTGTTGGCCGCGGTCACCGCCGTCCAGTGGTCGCTTTTCACCTACGTCTCGAGCGCGATCTACACCGTCGCGAACTACCACGGGTTCCGGCTCGGCCGCGCGGGCGAGGACTTCGTCTACGAGCGCGGGCTGGTCCAGCGCTACAGCGGCTCGATCCCAGCCGAGAAGGTCCAGTCGGTCACGGTCACCGAGAACCCGCTCCAGCGGCTGGTCGGCTACGCCGGCCTCTGGGTCGAGACGGCGGGCTACGGCCCAGACAGCGGCGGCGGCAGCCAGTCGGCGGTCCCGATGGCGAAGCGGGACCGCGTCTACCGGTTCGCCGAGAACCTCACCGGTGCCGAGTCGCCCGACTTCCGCAGTCCGCCGACGCTGGCTCGCCGCCGGTATCTCGGCCGGTACGCCATCGTCGCGGCCGTGATCGTCGCCGTCGCGTTCGGCCTCGCGCAGGTCTCGACGTTCGACCGCTGGTATCTCACGGCGATCGTTTTCCTCGCCGTACCGCCCGCCGCCTACCTCAAGTACGCCAACCTCGGCTACGTCGTCGGCGACGAACACCTCGTGATCCGCAGCGGGTTCTGGAAGCGCCGGACGACCGTGATCCCCTACTACCGGATCCAGACGGTCGCGACGCGGCGCTCGGTCTTCCAGCGACGGCTCGGGCTCGCGTCGTTGGCCGTCGATACCGCCAGTTCGCGCACCTTTGCGTGGGGGTCCCCGACGATCTACGACATCGACCTCGAGACGGCCCGCGAGATCCACGATACCGGCCGGGAACGGCTCCAGTCGGCACTGCGCGAGCGCGCCCGCACGGACGATCTCGGGCTTTCGGTGGATTTTACGTGA
- a CDS encoding class II fumarate hydratase: MADGDDYRLEEDSLGEMQVPADAYWGAQTQRAIQNFPISGITFSRRFIRGLGVVKKAAAQANRDLGLVDDDVAEAIIEAADEVIAGEHDDQFPVDVFQTGSGTSSNMNANEVIANRAAEIMGSEIGDRVVHPNDHVNYGQSSNDVIPTAMHVASLEAVEKDVIPALDTLREALEQKEEEFDDVIKTGRTHLQDATPVTLGQEFSGYRTQVEKGLARVDQVRDHLGELALGGTATGTGLNTHEEFPGRAAEYITKETGVQFREADNHFEAQAAHDAMSEAHGALRTVAGSLNKIANDLRLLASGPRNGLGEIEQPENQPGSSIMPGKINPVVAEAVNQVHKQVVGNDAAVSAGAAEGQIDLNLYKPVLAHNFLESAELISNASQVFAERFVRELEANEAYCEERVEQSMAMATSLNVHIGYDKASEVAKTALKEDKTVREVVLEKGYLDEEEADEVLDPRKMAERGILGQDD; encoded by the coding sequence ATGGCAGACGGAGACGATTACCGACTCGAGGAGGACAGTCTCGGCGAGATGCAGGTTCCGGCCGACGCCTACTGGGGGGCACAGACCCAACGCGCGATTCAGAACTTCCCCATCTCGGGGATCACGTTCAGCCGGCGGTTCATCCGCGGGCTCGGCGTCGTCAAGAAGGCCGCCGCGCAGGCCAACCGCGACCTCGGACTCGTCGACGACGACGTCGCCGAGGCGATCATCGAGGCCGCCGACGAGGTCATCGCCGGCGAACACGACGACCAGTTCCCGGTCGACGTCTTCCAGACCGGCTCCGGCACGTCCTCGAACATGAACGCCAACGAGGTCATCGCCAACCGCGCCGCCGAGATCATGGGCTCGGAGATCGGCGACCGCGTCGTCCACCCCAACGACCACGTCAACTACGGCCAGTCCTCGAACGACGTCATCCCGACCGCGATGCACGTCGCCTCCCTCGAGGCCGTCGAGAAAGACGTCATCCCGGCACTGGACACCCTCCGCGAGGCGCTCGAGCAGAAGGAAGAGGAGTTCGACGACGTGATCAAGACCGGTCGCACGCACCTGCAGGACGCGACACCGGTCACGCTCGGCCAGGAGTTCTCGGGCTACCGCACCCAGGTCGAGAAGGGACTCGCACGAGTCGACCAGGTCCGCGACCACCTCGGCGAACTCGCGCTGGGCGGGACCGCGACCGGGACCGGCCTCAACACGCACGAGGAGTTCCCCGGCCGCGCCGCCGAGTACATCACGAAGGAGACCGGCGTTCAGTTCCGCGAGGCCGACAACCACTTCGAGGCCCAGGCCGCCCACGACGCGATGAGCGAGGCCCACGGCGCGCTCCGGACGGTTGCGGGCTCGCTGAACAAGATCGCCAACGACCTTCGCCTGCTCGCCTCGGGTCCCCGTAACGGGCTCGGCGAGATCGAACAGCCGGAGAACCAGCCCGGCTCCTCGATCATGCCCGGCAAGATCAACCCGGTCGTCGCCGAGGCCGTCAACCAGGTCCACAAGCAGGTCGTCGGCAACGACGCCGCCGTCTCCGCCGGCGCGGCCGAGGGCCAGATCGACCTGAACCTCTACAAGCCCGTGCTGGCCCACAACTTCCTCGAGTCCGCCGAACTCATTTCGAACGCGAGTCAGGTCTTCGCCGAGCGGTTCGTCCGCGAACTCGAGGCCAACGAGGCCTACTGCGAAGAGCGCGTCGAGCAGTCGATGGCGATGGCCACCTCGCTGAACGTCCACATCGGCTACGACAAGGCCAGCGAGGTCGCAAAGACCGCGCTCAAGGAGGACAAGACCGTCCGCGAGGTCGTCCTCGAGAAGGGCTACCTCGACGAGGAAGAGGCCGACGAGGTCCTCGACCCCCGCAAGATGGCCGAGCGCGGTATCCTGGGTCAGGACGACTGA
- a CDS encoding universal stress protein, whose translation MYDDILVPTDGSDSSAAAVDEAVSIADGAGATVHFLHVVDAGTEMAGAGEGALAPELTRTLEDEAESALDAAAERAESAGIAYDRRIREGIPHEAIATETAEVEADLVVMGASGRSGVKERLLGSTTDRVVRTVDASVLIARP comes from the coding sequence GTGTACGACGACATCCTCGTGCCGACCGACGGAAGCGACTCGAGCGCGGCGGCGGTCGACGAGGCCGTCTCGATCGCCGACGGAGCGGGAGCGACGGTTCACTTCTTGCACGTCGTCGACGCGGGAACCGAGATGGCCGGGGCCGGCGAGGGGGCGCTGGCTCCGGAATTGACGCGGACGCTCGAGGACGAGGCCGAATCGGCCCTCGACGCCGCCGCCGAACGAGCCGAGAGCGCGGGCATCGCGTACGATCGACGCATACGTGAGGGAATTCCGCACGAGGCAATCGCGACCGAAACCGCGGAAGTCGAAGCCGACCTCGTCGTCATGGGCGCGAGCGGGCGCTCGGGCGTGAAAGAACGACTCCTCGGGAGTACGACCGATCGCGTGGTTCGAACGGTCGACGCGTCGGTACTGATCGCGCGGCCCTGA